From one Mycobacteriales bacterium genomic stretch:
- a CDS encoding PHP domain-containing protein has translation MRIDLHAHSTASDGTDVPSLVVSLARDAGLDVVALTDHDTTAGWAEAAAALPPGLTLVPGAELSCAWEGVSLHLLAYLFDPAAPELARELELLRTDRDRRAREMVARLRALGADVTFDRVGELAAGGAVGRPHVARALVEAGVVPDVPAAFTDEWIGSSGRAYVDKYSLDPVRAVRLVVEAGGVAVFAHPAAVKRGRTVGTDAIEALAAAGLAALEVDHPDHDAAARAALRDVAAALGLLVTGSSDDHGTITGRRLGCETTAPEVWAALRERASGTAPVVAA, from the coding sequence GTGCGCATCGACCTGCACGCCCACAGCACCGCGAGCGACGGCACCGACGTGCCGTCGCTCGTGGTGTCTCTGGCGCGCGACGCCGGCCTCGACGTGGTGGCGCTCACCGACCACGACACGACGGCCGGCTGGGCGGAGGCCGCGGCGGCGCTGCCGCCCGGGCTGACGCTCGTTCCCGGCGCGGAGCTGTCCTGCGCGTGGGAGGGCGTGAGCCTGCACCTGCTGGCCTACCTGTTCGACCCGGCCGCACCGGAGCTGGCGCGCGAGCTGGAGCTGCTGCGTACCGACCGGGACCGGCGCGCGCGGGAGATGGTGGCGCGGCTGCGCGCGCTCGGGGCGGACGTCACGTTCGACCGCGTCGGCGAGCTGGCCGCGGGCGGCGCCGTCGGGCGCCCGCACGTCGCGCGCGCGCTGGTCGAGGCGGGCGTGGTGCCGGACGTGCCGGCGGCGTTCACCGACGAGTGGATCGGCTCGTCCGGGCGCGCCTACGTCGACAAGTACTCGCTCGACCCGGTCCGCGCGGTGCGGCTCGTGGTCGAGGCGGGCGGCGTCGCGGTGTTCGCGCACCCGGCCGCGGTCAAGCGCGGCCGCACCGTCGGCACCGACGCGATCGAGGCGCTCGCGGCCGCCGGGCTGGCGGCGTTGGAGGTGGACCACCCCGACCACGACGCGGCCGCGCGGGCGGCGCTGCGCGACGTGGCGGCGGCGCTGGGGCTGCTCGTCACGGGGTCGAGCGACGACCACGGCACGATCACCGGCCGCCGCCTCGGCTGCGAGACGACCGCCCCGGAGGTCTGGGCGGCGCTGCGCGAGCGGGCCAGCGGCACGGCTCCGGTCGTGGCCGCGTGA
- a CDS encoding MarC family protein: protein MTVDARLCGEVFVTLTVIMDPLGTVPIFLGLTAGRPVAARRRLAWQAVLVAGLVIGTFAIFGQQILGYLGITLPALQGAGGLLLVLVALELLRGGASDPEEVPDVNVALVPLGTPLLAGPGAIAATIVFVREASGAGDVVAIALGLVAVHVVLWLVLRFSGAVLRVVGEAGIHLLTRILGLLLTAIAVQLVADSVRAFVRMG, encoded by the coding sequence GTGACCGTCGACGCGCGGCTCTGCGGCGAGGTCTTCGTCACGCTGACCGTGATCATGGACCCGCTCGGGACGGTGCCGATCTTCCTCGGCCTCACCGCCGGCCGGCCCGTCGCGGCGCGGCGGCGGCTCGCCTGGCAGGCGGTGCTCGTCGCCGGGCTGGTCATCGGGACGTTCGCGATCTTCGGCCAGCAGATCCTCGGCTACCTCGGCATCACCCTCCCCGCCCTCCAGGGCGCGGGCGGGCTGCTGCTCGTGCTGGTGGCGCTGGAGCTGCTCCGCGGCGGCGCGTCGGACCCCGAGGAGGTCCCCGACGTCAACGTCGCGCTGGTCCCGCTCGGCACGCCGCTGCTCGCCGGCCCCGGCGCCATCGCCGCGACGATCGTGTTCGTGCGCGAGGCGTCCGGCGCGGGCGACGTCGTCGCGATCGCGCTCGGCCTGGTCGCCGTGCACGTCGTGCTCTGGCTGGTGCTGCGCTTCTCCGGCGCGGTGCTGCGGGTCGTCGGCGAGGCCGGCATCCACCTGCTCACGCGGATCCTCGGGCTGCTGCTCACCGCGATCGCGGTGCAGCTCGTGGCCGACTCGGTACGTGCCTTCGTGCGGATGGGGTGA
- a CDS encoding MaoC family dehydratase yields MQFGRYYEEFEVGAVYKHWPGKTVTEYDDHLFCLLTMNHHPLHLDANYAEKTTQFQRNVVVGNYVYSLLLGMSVPDVSGKAIANLEVESLKHVAPTFHGDTIYGETTVLDKTESRSKDDRGVVHVETRGYNQDGTLVCVFRRKVMVPKQSHATTGEQPGRPEPKA; encoded by the coding sequence ATGCAGTTCGGCAGGTACTACGAGGAGTTCGAGGTCGGCGCGGTCTACAAGCACTGGCCCGGCAAGACGGTCACCGAGTACGACGACCACCTGTTCTGCCTGCTGACCATGAACCACCACCCGCTGCACCTCGACGCGAACTACGCCGAGAAGACCACGCAGTTCCAGCGCAACGTCGTCGTCGGCAACTACGTCTACTCGCTGCTGCTCGGCATGTCGGTGCCGGACGTCTCCGGCAAGGCGATCGCGAACCTCGAGGTCGAGTCGTTGAAGCACGTGGCGCCGACGTTCCACGGTGACACCATCTACGGCGAGACGACCGTGCTCGACAAGACCGAGTCGAGGTCGAAGGACGACCGCGGCGTCGTGCACGTCGAGACGCGCGGCTACAACCAGGACGGCACGCTCGTCTGCGTGTTCCGCCGCAAGGTGATGGTGCCGAAGCAGTCGCACGCGACGACCGGCGAGCAGCCGGGCCGGCCGGAGCCGAAGGCCTAG
- a CDS encoding PKD domain-containing protein has protein sequence MPRFSRQSALLSVLVTAAAALAATVTPGSSAVAGTGTPTFATYVAPSNLPSWNYAPEPSIGVNPNTGAVMYQSDSQVYRVKFNDSTVPATASWQNVTPLNSIINIDPILATDSSTGRTWAGGLDGECSEMSYTDNDGQSWTPMVNPCAVVFDHESIGSGPWAGGKPVYATYNRAVYYCAQTSYDMCATSLDGGLTFLPATIVGGVCNSQHGHIKVAPNGTAYLPNRHCGGKAGGGITTNNGLTWSSYTVNGSSTNSRGFDPSVAITPDNTVYEAWAGANNHPMVGRLAPGATSWDRVTDLASTVSPALVASTFQSAVAGDNGRVAVAFLGTSAGGTGIPFDNGFHGVWYLYVSYSYDGGQSWTTVKASPDPVQRGCIWDLGGSNVCRNLLDFMDANVSPDGRVVVGYADGCVGACAGTGGTEAQSTSTVATITRQSTGKGLYAAYDSATGATPVAPSLTATRGNASVSLSWTTPSDGGSAITGYNVYRGTSSGGETLLTTTGVTNSYSDTTAVNGTAYYYRVAAVNVNGAGAQSNETWARPAASNTAPTACFTHGEAALSVSANGGCSTDVDGPISSWSWSWGDGSPSSTGSTAAHTYSTAGTYTVGLTVTDSNGTTGTTTQSVTVATTSDPDPSTQTLSNGSPASNTHGNAGTWQYYKVNVPGGQSQLKVDLTGSQSCNALGCNPNLDVYVQLGSKPTTASYACAGTSSASVETCTISAPATGWYYVGVYVQSAVFGSTYSVKATYS, from the coding sequence ATGCCCCGGTTCAGCCGACAGAGCGCCCTGCTCTCCGTCCTCGTCACCGCCGCGGCAGCGCTCGCGGCCACCGTCACGCCCGGCAGCAGCGCCGTCGCCGGCACCGGCACCCCGACGTTCGCGACCTACGTCGCGCCGTCGAACCTGCCGAGCTGGAACTACGCGCCCGAGCCGTCGATCGGCGTCAACCCGAACACCGGCGCCGTGATGTACCAGTCCGACTCGCAGGTCTACCGCGTGAAGTTCAACGACTCGACGGTCCCCGCCACCGCGTCCTGGCAGAACGTCACGCCGCTCAACAGCATCATCAACATCGACCCGATCCTCGCCACCGACAGCAGCACCGGCCGCACCTGGGCCGGCGGCCTCGACGGCGAGTGCAGCGAGATGTCGTACACCGACAACGACGGCCAGTCCTGGACGCCGATGGTCAACCCGTGCGCCGTGGTGTTCGACCACGAGTCGATCGGGTCCGGCCCGTGGGCGGGCGGCAAGCCGGTGTACGCGACGTACAACCGCGCCGTCTACTACTGCGCGCAGACGTCGTACGACATGTGCGCGACGAGCCTCGACGGCGGCCTGACGTTCCTGCCCGCGACGATCGTCGGCGGCGTCTGCAACAGCCAGCACGGGCACATCAAGGTCGCGCCGAACGGCACCGCGTACCTGCCGAACCGCCACTGCGGCGGCAAGGCCGGCGGCGGCATCACGACCAACAACGGCCTGACCTGGAGCAGCTACACCGTCAACGGGTCGAGCACGAACAGCCGCGGCTTCGACCCGTCGGTCGCCATCACGCCCGACAACACCGTGTACGAGGCGTGGGCCGGCGCGAACAACCACCCGATGGTCGGCCGCCTCGCGCCCGGCGCGACGAGCTGGGACCGCGTCACCGACCTCGCGTCGACCGTCAGCCCGGCGCTCGTGGCGTCGACGTTCCAGAGTGCGGTCGCGGGTGACAACGGCCGCGTCGCGGTGGCGTTCCTCGGCACGTCCGCCGGTGGCACGGGCATCCCGTTCGACAACGGCTTCCACGGCGTCTGGTACCTCTACGTCTCCTACTCCTACGACGGCGGCCAGAGCTGGACGACGGTGAAGGCGTCGCCGGACCCGGTGCAGCGCGGCTGCATCTGGGACCTCGGCGGCAGCAACGTCTGCCGCAACCTGCTCGACTTCATGGACGCCAACGTCTCGCCCGACGGCCGTGTCGTCGTCGGCTACGCCGACGGCTGCGTCGGCGCCTGCGCGGGCACCGGCGGCACCGAGGCGCAGTCGACCTCGACCGTCGCGACGATCACCCGGCAGAGCACCGGCAAGGGCCTGTACGCGGCGTACGACAGCGCGACCGGCGCCACCCCGGTGGCGCCGTCGCTGACCGCCACCCGCGGCAACGCGTCCGTGTCGTTGTCGTGGACGACGCCGTCCGACGGCGGCAGCGCGATCACCGGCTACAACGTCTACCGCGGCACGAGCAGCGGCGGCGAGACGCTGCTCACGACCACCGGCGTCACGAACTCCTACAGCGACACCACCGCCGTCAACGGCACGGCGTACTACTACCGGGTCGCCGCGGTGAACGTGAACGGCGCCGGCGCGCAGTCGAACGAGACGTGGGCCAGGCCGGCGGCGAGCAACACCGCGCCGACGGCGTGCTTCACGCACGGCGAGGCGGCGCTGTCCGTCTCCGCGAACGGCGGCTGCTCGACCGACGTCGACGGCCCGATCTCGTCGTGGTCGTGGTCGTGGGGCGACGGCTCGCCGTCGTCGACCGGCTCCACCGCCGCGCACACGTACTCGACCGCCGGCACCTACACCGTCGGCCTCACCGTGACCGACAGCAACGGCACCACCGGCACGACGACGCAGTCGGTGACGGTCGCGACGACGAGCGACCCGGACCCGTCGACGCAGACGCTGTCCAACGGCTCGCCCGCCTCGAACACGCACGGCAACGCCGGGACGTGGCAGTACTACAAGGTCAACGTCCCGGGCGGGCAGTCGCAGCTCAAGGTCGACCTCACCGGCTCGCAGTCGTGCAACGCGCTCGGCTGCAACCCGAACCTCGACGTCTACGTCCAGCTCGGCTCGAAGCCGACGACGGCGTCGTACGCCTGCGCGGGCACGTCGTCCGCGTCGGTGGAGACCTGCACGATCAGCGCCCCGGCGACCGGCTGGTACTACGTGGGCGTCTACGTGCAGAGCGCGGTCTTCGGCTCGACGTACTCGGTCAAGGCCACCTACAGCTGA
- a CDS encoding TldD/PmbA family protein, translating into MQHPAFAPPARHAEWADAALAAARAAGAGFADVRVVEELAESVDVRDDRVEGVSRTTSRGVGIRVLVDGAWGFAATNDPSGLRAAAERAVEIARASAPLRGEPVRLDDSERPAGTYVTPHGRNPFEVPLAEKIDLLLATAAAGREAPGIAYVEATTDAWQRTTLYRASDGAWFDQRVVQVGGGLRGTALGEGELQHRSWPNSFRGQFTCGGWEDVVALDLPGHARPACDEAVALLIAPELPARETTLLLESSQLALQVHESVGHPTELDRILGMERAFAGTSFVTVEDRGRLRYGSPLVTILADATTPGALGTFGYDDEGVPAGSAPIVVGGVLEGFLTSRETAALLGQSSNGTARADSWNAIPLIRMNNVSLQPGDAGTLDDLVADTDDGVLLATNRSWSIDDRRVNFQFGCEAAYEVRHGRLGRLYRNPTYAGRTTEFWGACDALGGDWKVWGVPNCGKGQPMQTARVAHGAPTGRFRGVTTGARP; encoded by the coding sequence GTGCAGCACCCCGCGTTCGCACCCCCCGCCAGGCATGCCGAGTGGGCGGACGCCGCGCTCGCGGCGGCCCGCGCCGCCGGCGCCGGCTTCGCCGACGTCCGCGTGGTCGAGGAGCTGGCCGAGTCCGTCGACGTCCGCGACGACCGCGTCGAGGGCGTCAGCCGCACGACCTCGCGCGGCGTCGGCATCCGCGTGCTGGTCGACGGCGCCTGGGGCTTCGCCGCCACCAACGACCCGTCCGGCCTGCGCGCGGCCGCCGAGCGCGCCGTCGAGATCGCCCGCGCGTCGGCCCCGCTGCGCGGCGAGCCGGTCCGCCTGGACGACAGCGAACGCCCCGCCGGCACGTACGTGACCCCGCACGGGCGCAACCCGTTCGAGGTCCCGCTCGCCGAGAAGATCGACCTGCTGCTCGCCACCGCCGCCGCCGGCCGCGAGGCGCCCGGCATCGCCTACGTCGAGGCGACGACCGACGCGTGGCAGCGCACGACGCTGTACCGCGCCAGCGACGGCGCGTGGTTCGACCAGCGCGTCGTGCAGGTCGGCGGCGGGCTGCGCGGCACCGCGCTCGGCGAGGGCGAGCTCCAGCACCGGTCGTGGCCGAACTCGTTCCGCGGCCAGTTCACCTGCGGCGGCTGGGAGGACGTCGTCGCGCTCGACCTGCCCGGCCACGCGCGGCCCGCGTGCGACGAGGCGGTCGCGCTGCTCATCGCGCCGGAGCTGCCGGCGCGCGAGACGACGTTGCTGCTCGAGTCGAGCCAGCTCGCGTTGCAGGTGCACGAGTCGGTCGGGCACCCGACCGAGCTGGACCGCATCCTCGGCATGGAACGCGCGTTCGCCGGGACGTCGTTCGTCACGGTCGAGGACCGCGGGCGGCTGCGCTACGGCTCGCCGCTCGTCACGATCCTCGCCGACGCGACGACGCCCGGCGCCCTGGGGACGTTCGGCTACGACGACGAGGGCGTGCCGGCGGGCAGCGCGCCGATCGTCGTCGGCGGCGTCCTGGAGGGCTTCCTCACCAGCCGCGAGACGGCGGCGTTGCTCGGCCAGTCGAGCAACGGCACGGCCCGCGCCGACTCGTGGAACGCCATCCCGCTCATCCGCATGAACAACGTGTCGTTGCAGCCGGGCGACGCCGGCACCCTGGACGACCTGGTCGCCGACACCGACGACGGCGTGCTGCTCGCGACCAATCGCTCGTGGTCGATCGACGACCGGCGGGTGAACTTCCAGTTCGGCTGCGAGGCGGCGTACGAGGTGCGGCACGGCCGCCTCGGCCGGCTCTACCGCAACCCCACCTACGCCGGCCGCACGACGGAGTTCTGGGGCGCCTGCGACGCGCTCGGCGGCGACTGGAAGGTCTGGGGCGTGCCGAACTGCGGCAAGGGCCAGCCGATGCAGACCGCGCGCGTCGCGCACGGCGCGCCGACCGGGCGGTTCCGCGGCGTCACGACCGGGGCGCGGCCGTGA
- a CDS encoding DUF6758 family protein: protein MTVPATCSRCGGPLRAPGFWSSAWQCELHGEVHPFHAAPAPSLAAVERLVADSPRVPVWVPRPLPAGWTVTGVARAGDDRTGVVASLVAVSGPSAAGLADVVLIAEEPGVGLGARFAGLAGTDPGPCPDAPPDHKIEAAGHPTALWRTATGDDRCALVGESKAYWLWCVVWPETAGDVLDRVVLHDLRDGGHPELELVFGAQTPRLTP from the coding sequence ATGACCGTTCCCGCGACCTGTTCCCGCTGCGGGGGGCCGCTGCGCGCGCCGGGCTTCTGGTCCAGCGCCTGGCAGTGCGAGCTGCACGGTGAGGTGCACCCGTTCCACGCCGCGCCGGCGCCGAGCCTGGCCGCGGTCGAACGTCTCGTCGCCGACTCGCCGCGGGTACCCGTCTGGGTGCCGCGGCCGCTGCCGGCCGGGTGGACGGTGACCGGCGTCGCGCGCGCGGGCGACGACCGCACCGGTGTGGTGGCCTCGCTCGTCGCGGTGTCCGGCCCGAGCGCCGCCGGCCTGGCGGACGTGGTGCTCATCGCGGAGGAGCCGGGCGTCGGGCTCGGCGCGCGGTTCGCCGGTCTCGCCGGGACCGACCCGGGGCCGTGCCCGGACGCCCCGCCGGACCACAAGATCGAGGCCGCCGGGCACCCGACCGCGCTGTGGCGCACGGCCACCGGCGACGACCGGTGCGCGCTCGTTGGCGAGTCGAAGGCGTACTGGCTGTGGTGCGTCGTCTGGCCGGAGACGGCGGGCGACGTGCTCGACCGCGTGGTCCTGCACGACCTCCGCGACGGGGGGCACCCGGAGCTGGAGCTGGTCTTCGGCGCGCAGACCCCGCGCCTCACGCCGTAA
- a CDS encoding suppressor of fused domain protein translates to MTADDLPGRVEAHLVSALGPSTGRAGVTFLGAERIEVLRFGPDPDGLHRYATLGMSWAPLPDPTATVVDPVEGPRAELVLSVRGPRDDVLRGLAVLAASPFVEGAVVVPGASLDLGEPLWPGAAFTAVLVAEPGGLVEDLGDVRFFPVLPMTPNEAAFKRVHGAAALEERWLAYGTDLRDPHRAAVDLT, encoded by the coding sequence GTGACCGCTGACGACCTGCCCGGACGCGTCGAGGCGCACCTGGTGTCGGCGCTGGGGCCGTCGACCGGCCGGGCCGGCGTGACGTTCCTCGGCGCCGAACGCATCGAGGTGCTGCGGTTCGGACCCGACCCCGACGGGCTGCACCGCTACGCGACGCTCGGCATGTCGTGGGCGCCGTTGCCGGACCCGACAGCAACGGTCGTGGACCCGGTGGAGGGGCCGCGCGCGGAGCTGGTGCTGTCGGTGCGCGGTCCGCGCGACGACGTGCTGCGCGGGCTCGCGGTGCTGGCGGCGAGCCCGTTCGTGGAGGGCGCGGTCGTGGTGCCCGGGGCGTCGCTGGACCTGGGCGAGCCGCTGTGGCCGGGGGCGGCGTTCACGGCGGTGCTGGTGGCCGAGCCCGGCGGTCTGGTCGAGGACCTGGGGGACGTGCGGTTCTTCCCGGTGCTGCCGATGACGCCGAACGAGGCGGCGTTCAAGCGGGTGCACGGCGCGGCGGCGCTGGAGGAGCGGTGGCTCGCGTACGGTACCGACCTGCGCGACCCGCACCGGGCCGCGGTGGACCTGACGTAG
- a CDS encoding NUDIX domain-containing protein, whose product MQTEKRDPRVNCAGAVVRDDAGRLLLVRRAHEPARGLWSIPGGRIEPGETPERAAAREVREETGLDVEVGALLCRADLGGGYVVEDFAARAVGGTLAAGDDALDAAFFAPDEVRALPLSPGLLAELERMGVL is encoded by the coding sequence GTGCAGACGGAGAAACGCGATCCGCGGGTGAACTGCGCGGGGGCGGTCGTGCGCGACGACGCCGGCCGCCTGCTGCTCGTGCGCCGCGCGCACGAGCCGGCGCGCGGGCTGTGGTCGATCCCCGGCGGGCGGATCGAGCCCGGCGAGACGCCGGAGCGCGCGGCGGCGCGCGAGGTGCGCGAGGAGACCGGTCTCGACGTCGAGGTCGGCGCGCTGCTCTGCCGCGCCGACCTCGGCGGCGGCTACGTCGTCGAGGACTTCGCGGCGCGCGCCGTAGGCGGCACGCTGGCCGCCGGCGACGACGCGCTCGACGCGGCGTTCTTCGCGCCGGACGAGGTGCGCGCGTTGCCGCTCTCCCCCGGCCTGCTCGCCGAGCTGGAACGGATGGGTGTGCTCTAG
- a CDS encoding TldD/PmbA family protein: protein MTGLGRDTALSLASEALAVDGADGVEVLLTRDDTALTRFAESRVHQNTARVDGEARVRVVVDGARVGVVATNDLTPAGLRDAARAAVEAARVTPRDEGFAGLAGPAAYEPGAAEDDAATAAASPAERAALVAAMLAELGTGMVAAGTAETGRRETAVVNSLGVAAYAAGTRASVTCLVSGDDSTGWGEDTAASLGGIDAAAAAARAVRKTDVGRHPRDVPPGDWRVILEPPAVGTLVEWLCWLAFGGRDVAEGRSALSARLGQRVCSPLVTIVDDPLAPGMLGLPFDAEGTPKRALPLVEDGVAVNAAHDRMSARIARATSTGHAHPAPNPEGGFPANPALRPGDASAEDLVAGCERGLLVTRFHYTNAVHALSTTLTGMTRDGTFLVEDGAVVGGVRNLRFTQSVLAALDTVEAVGRDTALGSEFGGSVRVPALRLGSFHFSSATTF, encoded by the coding sequence GTGACCGGCCTCGGCCGGGACACGGCGTTGTCGCTGGCGTCGGAGGCGCTGGCTGTCGACGGCGCCGACGGCGTCGAGGTGCTGCTGACGCGCGACGACACGGCGTTGACGAGGTTCGCCGAGTCGCGCGTCCACCAGAACACCGCGCGCGTCGACGGCGAGGCCCGCGTCCGCGTCGTGGTCGACGGCGCCCGCGTCGGCGTCGTCGCCACCAACGACCTCACGCCCGCCGGCCTGCGCGACGCGGCCCGCGCCGCCGTCGAGGCGGCGCGCGTGACCCCGCGCGACGAGGGGTTCGCCGGGCTGGCCGGGCCGGCGGCGTACGAGCCGGGCGCGGCCGAGGACGACGCCGCGACCGCCGCCGCCTCCCCCGCCGAACGCGCCGCGCTCGTCGCCGCGATGCTCGCCGAGCTCGGCACCGGCATGGTCGCCGCCGGCACCGCCGAGACCGGCCGCCGCGAGACCGCCGTCGTCAACTCGCTCGGCGTCGCCGCCTACGCCGCCGGCACCCGCGCGTCGGTCACCTGCCTCGTCTCCGGCGACGACTCGACCGGCTGGGGCGAGGACACCGCCGCGTCGCTCGGCGGCATCGACGCCGCCGCCGCGGCCGCGCGCGCGGTCCGCAAGACCGACGTCGGCCGGCACCCGCGGGACGTCCCGCCCGGCGACTGGCGCGTCATCCTCGAGCCCCCCGCCGTCGGGACGCTGGTGGAGTGGCTCTGCTGGCTGGCGTTCGGCGGCCGCGACGTCGCGGAGGGGCGCTCCGCGCTGTCGGCGCGGCTCGGGCAGCGGGTCTGCTCGCCGCTCGTCACGATCGTCGACGACCCGCTCGCGCCCGGCATGCTCGGGCTGCCGTTCGACGCCGAGGGGACGCCGAAGCGCGCGCTGCCGCTCGTCGAGGACGGCGTCGCCGTCAACGCCGCCCACGACCGCATGTCCGCCCGCATCGCGAGGGCGACCTCGACCGGCCACGCGCACCCGGCGCCCAACCCGGAGGGTGGCTTCCCCGCCAACCCGGCGCTGCGCCCCGGCGACGCGTCGGCGGAGGACCTCGTCGCCGGCTGCGAGCGCGGCCTGCTCGTCACGCGCTTCCACTACACGAACGCCGTCCACGCGCTGTCCACGACGCTGACCGGCATGACCCGCGACGGGACGTTCCTGGTCGAGGACGGCGCGGTCGTCGGCGGCGTGCGCAACCTGCGGTTCACGCAGTCGGTGCTCGCGGCGCTGGACACGGTCGAGGCGGTGGGGCGGGACACCGCGCTGGGCAGCGAGTTCGGCGGCTCGGTCCGGGTGCCGGCGTTGCGGCTCGGGTCGTTCCACTTCTCGTCGGCGACGACGTTCTGA
- a CDS encoding MerR family transcriptional regulator, translating into MTDDLTIDQLAQRTGTTSRNIRAYQERGLLPPPRLVGRTGHYGEGHVARLHHIAQLLDRGFSLAAIRELFDAWERGYGLAGLLGLEEALDASWRDEAHRVLGRADLLREFDLDDESLAASVRLGLVVPTEDGGYAVPSTRILHAGRELRAAGLPVDALLAEAAVLVTDLDRIAERWVALFLDRVWRPYVDRGMPPDELQRITDALHRLPPLALATIEPLFARAMEARVSAAAAEALAAAPTLTSE; encoded by the coding sequence ATGACCGACGACCTGACCATCGACCAGCTCGCGCAACGGACCGGCACGACCAGCCGCAACATCAGGGCGTACCAGGAGCGCGGCCTGCTCCCGCCGCCGCGCCTCGTCGGCCGCACCGGCCACTACGGCGAGGGGCACGTCGCGCGGCTGCACCACATCGCGCAGCTCCTCGACCGCGGCTTCTCGCTCGCGGCGATCCGCGAGCTGTTCGACGCGTGGGAACGCGGCTACGGCCTGGCCGGGCTGCTCGGCCTCGAGGAGGCGCTCGACGCGTCGTGGCGCGACGAGGCGCACCGGGTGCTCGGCCGCGCGGACCTCCTGCGCGAGTTCGACCTGGACGACGAGTCGCTCGCGGCCTCGGTGCGGCTCGGCCTGGTCGTGCCGACCGAGGACGGCGGCTACGCCGTGCCGAGCACGCGGATCCTGCACGCCGGCCGCGAGCTGCGCGCCGCCGGCCTGCCGGTGGACGCGTTGCTCGCCGAGGCGGCCGTGCTGGTCACCGACCTGGACCGGATCGCCGAGCGCTGGGTCGCGCTGTTCCTCGACCGGGTGTGGCGGCCCTACGTCGACCGCGGCATGCCGCCGGACGAGCTGCAACGCATCACCGACGCGCTGCACCGGCTGCCGCCGCTCGCGCTCGCGACCATCGAGCCGTTGTTCGCCCGCGCCATGGAGGCGCGGGTCAGCGCGGCGGCGGCCGAGGCGCTTGCTGCCGCTCCCACCCTTACCTCCGAGTAA